A single region of the Elizabethkingia sp. JS20170427COW genome encodes:
- a CDS encoding DUF2891 domain-containing protein, with product MIKSIFTITLAVFASTLGAQNLNLDLQQANRLASLPAKCLQNEYPNKTGQVLENALQLGTPKELHPAFYGCFDWHSSVHGHWSLVKLLKDFPQLANREAIILQLQQNLSKENIQKEILYFNRKQEYSYERMYGWTWLMKLQQELDTWDTLQAKQLAQNLQPLTDILVKRTLEFLPKLNYPLRVGMHSNTAFGLSFIYDYGKHSQNKALVSEIENIARRLYYHDQKCPIQWEPGGFDFLSPCLEELTLMQRILPEKEFLSWADDFLPQLKNKKFQLEVAKVSDREDGHLVHLDGFNFSRAWVFYRLAKAFPKKYGHLSKEADKYLAYSLPSITDGSYEGEHWLASFALYALSQRETVK from the coding sequence ATGATAAAATCCATTTTTACAATAACCTTAGCGGTTTTTGCTTCTACTTTGGGAGCGCAAAATCTTAATTTAGATTTACAACAAGCGAATCGTTTGGCATCTTTGCCTGCAAAATGTTTACAAAACGAGTATCCTAATAAAACCGGGCAGGTATTGGAAAATGCCTTACAATTAGGTACACCTAAAGAATTGCACCCTGCTTTTTATGGATGTTTCGATTGGCATTCCTCGGTGCATGGGCATTGGTCTTTGGTAAAGTTGTTGAAAGATTTTCCTCAGTTAGCCAATAGAGAAGCAATTATTCTTCAGCTTCAACAGAATCTTAGTAAGGAAAACATCCAAAAGGAAATCCTATATTTTAATAGAAAACAAGAGTATTCTTATGAAAGAATGTACGGCTGGACTTGGCTGATGAAATTACAACAAGAGTTGGATACGTGGGATACTCTTCAGGCAAAACAGTTGGCTCAGAATCTTCAGCCTCTTACCGACATTTTGGTGAAAAGAACTTTAGAATTTTTACCTAAACTTAACTATCCTTTAAGAGTTGGCATGCATAGTAATACAGCATTCGGGTTAAGTTTTATTTACGATTATGGCAAGCATAGCCAGAATAAAGCTTTGGTTTCAGAAATAGAAAATATAGCGAGAAGATTGTATTATCATGATCAGAAATGCCCAATACAGTGGGAGCCAGGAGGATTTGATTTCTTGTCACCATGTTTGGAGGAACTTACATTAATGCAGAGAATCCTTCCTGAAAAAGAATTCCTATCTTGGGCGGATGATTTTTTACCTCAGTTGAAAAATAAGAAGTTTCAGTTAGAAGTGGCTAAGGTTTCCGATCGCGAGGATGGGCATTTGGTACATTTAGATGGCTTCAATTTTTCTAGAGCGTGGGTGTTTTACCGTTTGGCAAAAGCCTTTCCTAAAAAATATGGACATCTTAGTAAGGAAGCCGACAAGTATTTGGCTTACTCTTTACCTTCTATAACCGATGGAAGTTATGAAGGCGAACACTGGTTGGCAAGTTTTGCATTATATGCTCTTTCTCAGAGAGAAACTGTGAAGTAA
- a CDS encoding APC family permease yields the protein MSKLFRRKHYNGSTKTQLNRVLGTWDIVFFGIAAIIGAGSFSSLGEAIFRGGPGVIMLYVICGFACGFTALCYAEFASRIPTAGSAYTYAYASFGEIIAWVIGWALIMEYSFGNIYVAFSWSDYFTSFLSRIGIHIPDYLSCSYTEAKKAVLNGSGNAELINAWKTAPMLGSLRLIADVPALVINGLITWLCYIGVRESKNFNNALVLLKLFIIILVIAVGVGYVNTGNWFPENPITHEASFMPNGFVGVMSAVSGVFFAYIGFDALSVLAEETKDPQRDLPRGMIISLLLCTVVYIFLTLVLTGMVDYRKFDGIGDPLAFIFSEGATNLPVMEFIVSLAAIVAITTVLLVFQMGQPRIWMSMSRDGLLPKKFGEINPKTKTPAYATVVTGIVVGIPILFTDKSFILDFTSIGTIFAFVLVCGGVLLMPKREKVKGKFSLPYINGQFIFPILFIGGLVAFYFWQPNFFHTLMDWSDEQEGEFRISVFFFIIINLILCIFAFIKKLSLIPLIGLCSCLYLLTGMTHENWFWFGIWFLIGMVIYFVYGYKHSKLNKEENGDLV from the coding sequence ATGAGTAAACTTTTCAGAAGAAAACATTATAATGGTTCTACCAAAACACAACTAAACAGAGTACTTGGAACTTGGGATATCGTATTTTTCGGTATCGCAGCCATTATTGGTGCTGGGAGTTTTAGTAGCCTTGGCGAAGCTATTTTTAGAGGAGGTCCAGGGGTAATCATGCTCTATGTAATTTGTGGTTTTGCCTGTGGCTTTACCGCACTTTGTTATGCAGAATTTGCTAGCCGTATTCCTACCGCGGGAAGTGCTTACACCTATGCTTATGCCTCTTTTGGGGAAATCATAGCATGGGTGATTGGTTGGGCACTCATTATGGAATATAGTTTTGGGAATATATATGTGGCCTTTTCATGGTCAGATTATTTCACTTCATTTCTCAGTAGAATAGGAATTCATATTCCAGATTATTTGTCCTGTAGTTATACCGAGGCAAAAAAGGCCGTACTTAACGGATCAGGCAATGCAGAGCTAATTAATGCTTGGAAGACAGCACCTATGCTGGGCTCTTTAAGGCTTATTGCTGATGTACCTGCCTTGGTGATTAATGGGCTAATTACTTGGCTTTGCTATATTGGAGTGAGAGAGAGTAAAAACTTTAATAATGCTTTAGTATTGTTGAAGTTATTTATTATTATCCTAGTTATCGCCGTTGGAGTGGGCTATGTAAATACAGGAAATTGGTTCCCAGAAAACCCTATAACTCACGAAGCTTCATTTATGCCTAATGGTTTTGTAGGGGTAATGTCTGCAGTGAGCGGGGTGTTTTTTGCCTATATTGGCTTTGATGCTCTTTCGGTTTTGGCAGAAGAAACCAAGGATCCTCAAAGAGATTTGCCTAGAGGGATGATTATTTCCTTGCTTCTTTGCACGGTGGTATATATCTTTTTAACATTAGTACTTACAGGGATGGTAGATTATAGGAAGTTTGATGGGATAGGAGACCCTCTAGCTTTTATATTCTCAGAAGGAGCTACCAACCTGCCGGTTATGGAATTTATCGTTTCTTTAGCTGCCATAGTAGCGATCACTACGGTATTGCTTGTCTTCCAAATGGGGCAACCTAGGATTTGGATGTCTATGAGTAGAGATGGGCTACTTCCCAAAAAATTTGGGGAAATAAACCCTAAAACCAAAACCCCAGCGTATGCCACAGTGGTAACAGGGATTGTAGTAGGAATACCTATTTTGTTCACCGATAAAAGTTTTATTTTAGACTTCACCAGTATTGGGACTATTTTTGCTTTTGTACTCGTTTGTGGAGGAGTTCTTTTAATGCCCAAAAGAGAGAAGGTAAAAGGGAAGTTTTCTTTACCTTACATCAACGGTCAATTCATTTTTCCAATTCTGTTTATAGGAGGGTTAGTTGCTTTTTATTTCTGGCAACCAAACTTCTTCCATACCTTAATGGACTGGTCCGATGAGCAAGAAGGAGAGTTTAGAATTTCCGTATTTTTCTTTATCATTATCAACCTTATACTTTGTATATTTGCATTCATCAAAAAATTATCCCTTATCCCATTAATAGGATTGTGCTCATGCCTTTATCTTCTAACAGGAATGACTCATGAAAACTGGTTTTGGTTTGGAATTTGGTTCCTGATAGGGATGGTAATTTATTTTGTATACGGATATAAACATAGTAAATTGAATAAAGAAGAAAATGGCGACTTGGTTTAA
- a CDS encoding DUF695 domain-containing protein — translation MATWFNYKFRDEEGNTVFLRGKDDMEEAIASQKYSQRLEIAYRYEGNPITKLPDEKTLGKLDFLEAKFEREFLKSSKSILALSFTGKNRRVWYVYTEDVHNAIVAINMAANVETQLDIIHDTDETWAFYKNFHANK, via the coding sequence ATGGCGACTTGGTTTAATTATAAATTTAGAGATGAAGAGGGAAATACCGTTTTCCTAAGAGGAAAAGACGATATGGAAGAAGCAATCGCCTCCCAAAAATATTCCCAAAGATTGGAAATAGCCTATCGATATGAGGGAAACCCTATTACCAAGCTCCCAGATGAGAAAACCCTAGGAAAACTCGATTTTTTAGAAGCTAAGTTTGAAAGAGAGTTTCTGAAGAGTAGCAAATCTATCTTAGCACTTTCCTTTACAGGAAAAAACCGAAGAGTGTGGTATGTATATACCGAGGATGTACACAATGCTATAGTGGCGATTAATATGGCTGCCAATGTGGAAACCCAGTTGGATATCATTCATGATACGGATGAAACTTGGGCTTTTTACAAAAATTTTCACGCAAATAAATAA
- a CDS encoding anthranilate synthase component I family protein, with protein MMFNKKINITTLQKSYLGDLYTPIGIYLRLRDHYRDTILLESAGNQNEENNYSFICVNAIAGIEVKNISEIEVKFPNAAPEKMQLSSSKLTDILQEFSKSFVTEKSPNPLVEKAQGLYGYTSYDAVQFFDTIQLKKVSSETDIPLLRYRLYQYVIAINHFNDEMTILENKIEGVKSELLTLETYINQKSAAVYPFELKGEESSNLTDEEFAEMVETAKKHTLRGDVFQLVLSRRFQQKFQGDEFNVYRALRNINPSPYLFFFDYGDYKIFGSSPESQLIIKDNKAIIHPIAGTFKRTGNVEKDLKAAEELRKDPKENAEHTMLVDLARNDLSIMGKNTQVSKLKEIHFYSHVIHMVSEVTAEVTEETNPFEMIATTFPQGTLSGAPKYMAMELIDRYEKTSRAYYGGCIGFVGLDGSCHQAIMIRTFLSKGNQLFYQAGAGIVAKSDTQSEVQEVINKLNALKLALKKAVKI; from the coding sequence ATGATGTTTAATAAGAAAATAAATATTACCACTTTACAAAAGAGTTATTTAGGAGATCTTTATACTCCAATAGGGATTTACCTAAGGCTAAGAGACCATTATAGAGATACCATTCTTTTGGAAAGTGCAGGCAACCAAAATGAAGAGAACAATTACTCTTTTATTTGTGTGAATGCCATTGCAGGGATAGAGGTGAAAAATATTTCTGAAATAGAAGTAAAATTCCCCAATGCAGCTCCCGAAAAAATGCAACTTTCTTCTTCAAAGTTAACCGATATTCTTCAAGAGTTTTCTAAATCTTTTGTCACTGAAAAATCACCAAACCCGTTGGTAGAAAAAGCTCAAGGATTGTATGGTTACACCAGTTATGATGCGGTTCAGTTTTTTGATACTATTCAATTAAAAAAGGTAAGTTCGGAAACCGATATTCCATTATTGCGATACCGTTTATATCAGTATGTAATTGCCATCAATCATTTTAATGATGAGATGACCATATTAGAAAATAAAATAGAAGGAGTAAAATCTGAACTTTTGACTTTGGAAACTTATATTAACCAAAAATCTGCAGCAGTTTATCCTTTTGAGCTAAAAGGAGAAGAAAGCTCTAATCTTACTGATGAGGAGTTTGCAGAAATGGTAGAAACGGCTAAGAAGCATACTCTAAGAGGAGATGTATTTCAGCTGGTACTTAGCCGACGCTTTCAACAAAAATTTCAGGGAGATGAGTTTAATGTGTATAGGGCATTAAGAAATATCAACCCATCACCTTATCTTTTCTTTTTCGATTATGGAGATTATAAAATATTTGGTTCCAGCCCAGAGAGTCAGCTGATTATAAAAGATAATAAAGCTATTATTCACCCTATTGCAGGAACTTTTAAGAGAACAGGAAATGTGGAAAAAGATCTTAAGGCTGCTGAGGAATTAAGAAAAGATCCTAAAGAAAACGCAGAACATACCATGTTGGTAGATTTGGCAAGAAATGATTTGAGTATTATGGGAAAAAATACACAAGTTTCTAAACTCAAGGAAATTCATTTCTATTCTCATGTAATACACATGGTGAGTGAAGTTACTGCAGAAGTTACTGAAGAAACCAATCCTTTTGAGATGATTGCAACCACCTTCCCACAAGGAACTTTAAGCGGAGCTCCCAAATATATGGCTATGGAGCTTATCGACCGTTACGAAAAAACTTCACGAGCATATTATGGAGGCTGTATAGGCTTTGTAGGGTTGGACGGAAGTTGCCATCAGGCCATTATGATACGTACTTTTTTAAGCAAAGGAAACCAACTTTTCTACCAAGCAGGAGCAGGTATTGTTGCAAAATCCGATACCCAAAGTGAAGTACAAGAAGTGATTAATAAACTTAATGCTTTGAAGTTAGCATTAAAAAAAGCTGTTAAAATTTAA
- a CDS encoding aminodeoxychorismate/anthranilate synthase component II yields MKILVFDNYDSFTYNLVQIIEEILGQKVEVRRNNEISLEEVDAYDKIILSPGPGIPSEAGILLDLIKTYAPKKEIFGVCLGQQAIAEAFGGKLINLSEIYHGVATDVEVVKDNTLLFQGLPNHFAAGRYHSWAVDPENFPQELEITAVDDQGMIMALQHKDYKVHAVQFHPESILTPQGEIIFKNFLLN; encoded by the coding sequence ATGAAAATATTAGTATTCGATAATTACGATAGTTTTACTTACAACTTGGTTCAGATTATAGAAGAGATCCTAGGACAAAAGGTAGAAGTAAGAAGAAATAATGAAATTTCCCTAGAAGAGGTAGATGCTTATGATAAAATCATCCTTTCTCCTGGGCCAGGGATTCCTTCAGAAGCTGGGATTTTACTAGATCTTATTAAAACCTATGCTCCTAAAAAAGAAATTTTTGGAGTATGTTTAGGTCAACAGGCGATAGCAGAAGCATTTGGAGGTAAGTTGATTAATTTGTCCGAAATCTACCATGGCGTAGCAACTGATGTAGAAGTGGTGAAGGATAACACTTTATTATTCCAAGGTTTGCCTAATCATTTTGCGGCAGGGAGATATCACAGTTGGGCAGTGGATCCTGAGAATTTCCCTCAGGAGTTAGAGATTACCGCAGTAGACGACCAAGGGATGATTATGGCACTTCAGCATAAAGATTATAAAGTCCATGCAGTACAGTTTCACCCAGAAAGTATTTTAACCCCACAAGGAGAGATTATCTTTAAAAACTTTTTACTCAACTAA
- the trpD gene encoding anthranilate phosphoribosyltransferase → MKNILQYLFDHHVLSRAEAKTILMEIAQNKFNDTEVTAFISVFLMRNISLSELEGFQEALLQLAIPVDLGTRDLVDIVGTGGDGKNTFNISTLASFIVAGAGQKVAKHGNYGVSSTSGSSNVLEQLGYVFKNNQEDLKKDLDLANICFIHAPLFHPALKTVAPLRKNLGLRTFFNILGPLVNPARPDFSMIGVYNSEIARIYQYLLQKQKEKFMLVHALDGYDEISLTEDTKIFSEQGEEIYTAEDLQFKTIEAEAIFGGETKEAAAEIFKQILLGRGSEEQNAVVLANAAMALKNTGKYGSYSHCLELAKESLFSGKANQCLELLVNN, encoded by the coding sequence ATGAAAAATATACTTCAATACCTTTTTGATCATCATGTGTTAAGCCGAGCAGAAGCCAAGACAATTTTGATGGAAATAGCTCAAAATAAATTTAATGATACCGAAGTTACAGCATTTATTTCTGTTTTTTTGATGAGAAATATTAGCCTTTCGGAATTAGAAGGTTTCCAAGAAGCATTATTGCAACTGGCTATTCCCGTGGATTTAGGAACTCGAGATTTAGTAGATATCGTAGGAACAGGAGGCGATGGTAAAAATACCTTCAATATTTCCACTTTGGCAAGCTTTATCGTGGCAGGTGCTGGGCAAAAAGTAGCCAAGCATGGAAACTACGGGGTGTCTTCTACAAGTGGCTCTTCTAATGTTTTGGAACAATTGGGATATGTATTTAAAAATAATCAAGAAGATTTAAAGAAGGATTTAGACCTTGCCAATATTTGTTTTATCCACGCGCCGCTTTTTCATCCTGCTTTAAAAACGGTAGCCCCTCTGAGAAAAAATTTAGGACTAAGGACATTTTTTAATATTTTAGGACCATTGGTAAATCCCGCACGACCTGATTTTTCAATGATAGGAGTGTACAATTCTGAAATTGCTAGGATTTACCAATATTTACTTCAAAAACAAAAAGAAAAATTTATGTTGGTGCATGCCCTGGATGGTTATGATGAAATTAGCCTAACGGAAGATACCAAAATTTTTTCTGAACAAGGAGAAGAAATTTATACTGCAGAGGATTTACAATTTAAAACGATAGAAGCCGAAGCTATCTTTGGAGGAGAGACTAAAGAAGCTGCTGCAGAAATATTTAAGCAAATTTTATTAGGTAGGGGAAGTGAAGAGCAAAATGCAGTAGTGCTGGCAAATGCAGCAATGGCATTGAAGAATACAGGAAAATATGGAAGTTATTCTCATTGCTTAGAGTTGGCTAAGGAAAGTTTGTTTTCAGGAAAGGCCAACCAATGCCTAGAGCTTTTGGTAAATAATTAA
- the trpC gene encoding indole-3-glycerol phosphate synthase TrpC translates to MNILDKIVENKKQEINFSKQLYDIENLKNRAFYNRPTVSLKKSIVEKSGIIAEFKRKSPSKGMINDILNPLEVVHAYQENGASGISILTDHVFFGGSGDDILKVREEIQIPILRKDFMVDEYQFYEAKALGADVVLLIAACLSPQQVQEFTELAHLLGLEVLLEIHTEEELQHCNADIDLVGINNRNLKDFKVDLQHSVDLKNKLPQGILSVAESGIYSVEDFQFLKEKGFNGFLMGEYFMKNPNPGIAFEAFIQKI, encoded by the coding sequence ATGAATATTTTAGATAAAATCGTTGAGAATAAAAAGCAAGAAATTAATTTTTCCAAGCAGCTTTATGATATAGAAAATTTGAAAAACAGAGCTTTCTACAACCGACCGACAGTTTCCTTGAAAAAAAGTATCGTAGAGAAATCTGGGATTATTGCAGAGTTTAAGAGAAAATCTCCATCCAAAGGGATGATTAACGATATCCTGAACCCTTTAGAGGTGGTGCATGCCTATCAGGAAAATGGAGCAAGTGGAATTTCCATACTTACCGATCATGTGTTTTTTGGAGGAAGTGGAGATGATATTTTAAAGGTAAGAGAGGAAATACAAATACCTATTCTTCGTAAAGACTTTATGGTGGACGAGTACCAATTTTATGAAGCAAAAGCCTTAGGGGCAGATGTCGTATTGTTAATTGCTGCTTGCCTCTCTCCCCAGCAAGTTCAGGAGTTTACCGAGTTAGCACATCTCCTAGGCTTGGAAGTTTTGTTAGAAATCCATACCGAAGAGGAGTTGCAACATTGCAATGCCGATATAGATTTGGTAGGGATTAACAACCGTAATCTTAAAGATTTTAAAGTAGATCTTCAGCATTCTGTAGATTTGAAAAATAAACTTCCACAGGGCATTTTATCGGTTGCTGAAAGTGGAATTTATAGTGTTGAGGATTTTCAATTTTTGAAGGAAAAAGGATTCAATGGATTTTTGATGGGAGAATATTTTATGAAAAACCCTAATCCAGGAATTGCTTTTGAAGCATTTATTCAAAAAATATAA
- a CDS encoding phosphoribosylanthranilate isomerase — MQAPKIKVCGLANKSQIHELIQMEIDFLGFIFYPKSPRYVLNQLTLQEISAINFPTKVGVFVNEELEKLIQIATKAGLSWVQLHGDEDLEYIQKLKENASFLRIIKVFRISEDPQDLAQKIKRVEDEVDYFLFDTDSKAFGGTGKTFDWHILNHLELKKPFFLSGGISLENMKNLSQVSQPIFALDINSKFENRPGDKNLKLIQDFKNNIKNIFK, encoded by the coding sequence ATGCAAGCTCCTAAAATAAAAGTATGTGGGTTGGCCAACAAAAGCCAAATACATGAACTTATCCAAATGGAGATAGATTTCTTAGGATTTATCTTTTATCCTAAATCTCCTCGATATGTGCTTAACCAACTTACGTTGCAGGAAATTTCAGCGATTAATTTTCCAACTAAAGTAGGTGTATTTGTAAATGAGGAACTAGAGAAACTTATCCAAATTGCTACAAAGGCTGGTTTATCATGGGTTCAACTTCATGGTGATGAAGATTTAGAATATATTCAAAAATTAAAAGAAAATGCAAGTTTTCTGAGAATTATAAAAGTTTTTAGGATTTCAGAAGACCCTCAAGATTTGGCTCAAAAAATAAAAAGGGTGGAGGATGAGGTTGATTATTTCCTTTTTGATACCGATTCTAAAGCCTTTGGTGGGACAGGAAAAACTTTTGATTGGCATATCCTAAACCATCTCGAACTCAAGAAACCTTTTTTCTTAAGTGGAGGGATTTCATTAGAAAATATGAAAAATTTATCCCAGGTTTCTCAACCTATTTTTGCGCTAGATATTAATTCTAAATTTGAAAATCGTCCTGGTGATAAAAATTTAAAACTTATTCAGGATTTTAAAAATAATATAAAAAACATCTTTAAATAA
- the trpB gene encoding tryptophan synthase subunit beta encodes MKYRNPDENGYYGDFGGAFIPEMLYPNVKELQDNYLKIIESDDFQQEYKALLKDYVGRETPLYFAKNLSEKYQTQVYLKREDLNHTGAHKINNALGQVLLAKRLGKKRIIAETGAGQHGVATATACALLGLECIVYMGEIDIARQAPNVARMKMLGATVVPATSGSKTLKDAVNEALRDWINHATTTHYIIGSVVGPHPFPDMVARFQSVISQEIRQQLSAKIGRETPDYVIACIGGGSNAAGTFYHFVEEESVKIIGAEAGGHGIASGESAATTFLGTLGVLHGSQSLVMQTEDGQVIEPYSISAGLDYPGIGPFHAHLHHEKRAEFFSVNDDEALKSAFELTRLEGIIPALESAHALAVLDKKTFAKDDVVVICLSGRGDKDMETYLSKM; translated from the coding sequence ATGAAATATAGAAACCCAGATGAGAATGGATATTATGGAGATTTCGGGGGAGCATTTATCCCTGAAATGTTATATCCAAATGTAAAAGAATTACAAGATAATTATCTGAAGATTATTGAGAGTGATGACTTCCAACAAGAGTATAAGGCTTTATTAAAAGACTATGTAGGGAGAGAAACTCCTCTTTATTTTGCGAAAAACCTTAGTGAAAAATACCAAACACAAGTTTATCTAAAGAGAGAAGATCTTAACCATACAGGGGCACATAAGATTAATAATGCTTTAGGGCAAGTACTCCTAGCCAAAAGACTCGGAAAAAAGAGAATTATTGCAGAAACAGGGGCAGGACAACATGGTGTGGCAACTGCTACAGCCTGTGCACTTTTAGGCTTAGAATGTATTGTGTATATGGGGGAAATAGATATCGCAAGACAAGCTCCTAATGTTGCAAGAATGAAGATGCTAGGGGCAACAGTAGTACCGGCAACTTCAGGAAGTAAAACCTTGAAGGATGCCGTAAACGAAGCGCTTAGAGATTGGATAAATCACGCTACCACAACCCATTATATTATTGGGAGCGTGGTTGGGCCACATCCTTTCCCGGATATGGTAGCAAGATTCCAGAGTGTTATTTCTCAGGAAATAAGGCAACAACTATCAGCAAAAATAGGAAGAGAAACTCCTGATTATGTAATTGCGTGTATTGGTGGAGGAAGTAATGCTGCAGGTACTTTTTACCATTTCGTGGAGGAAGAAAGCGTGAAGATTATAGGTGCTGAAGCCGGGGGACATGGGATAGCATCTGGTGAAAGTGCGGCGACAACCTTCTTAGGTACATTAGGAGTGTTACACGGTAGCCAAAGTTTGGTAATGCAAACAGAAGATGGGCAGGTGATAGAGCCTTATAGTATTTCTGCGGGATTAGATTATCCCGGGATAGGCCCTTTCCATGCACATTTGCATCATGAAAAGAGAGCTGAGTTCTTTAGTGTTAATGATGATGAAGCGTTGAAATCCGCTTTTGAGCTTACCCGATTGGAAGGGATTATCCCAGCTCTAGAGTCGGCACATGCACTAGCAGTGTTGGATAAAAAAACATTCGCGAAGGATGATGTTGTGGTAATTTGCCTCAGTGGGAGAGGAGATAAAGATATGGAAACCTATTTATCCAAAATGTAG
- the trpA gene encoding tryptophan synthase subunit alpha: MKKLNIYFTAGVPQLEDTPKVMKLVQESGADFMEIGIPYSDPVADGPVIQQSDELALKNGMSITKLFQQLKTVKDEIKIPIILMGYINPVLSFGFENFCKECKESGVSGLILPDLPPIEFEKKYRGILEKYQINFSFLVTPETSKERILYLDSLSSGFLYAVSSSSTTGSNHKIDNEAYFKTLSSLGLKNPVLVGFSIKNREDFQSVTQHVEGAIIGSAFVKILLENQDWETQGRQFIQSIKA; this comes from the coding sequence ATGAAAAAACTAAATATATATTTTACCGCGGGAGTTCCCCAATTAGAAGACACCCCAAAAGTAATGAAGTTGGTACAGGAATCGGGAGCTGATTTTATGGAAATAGGAATCCCATATAGCGATCCAGTAGCAGATGGCCCTGTAATCCAACAGTCGGATGAGTTGGCATTAAAAAATGGGATGAGCATTACCAAGCTTTTCCAGCAACTGAAGACGGTGAAGGATGAGATTAAAATACCAATTATCTTGATGGGATATATCAACCCAGTGCTGAGTTTTGGTTTTGAGAATTTTTGTAAAGAATGTAAAGAGTCTGGAGTTTCAGGACTTATCTTACCAGACCTGCCACCTATAGAATTTGAAAAAAAATACCGTGGTATTCTCGAGAAATATCAAATCAATTTTTCGTTTTTGGTAACTCCTGAAACTTCCAAGGAGCGTATTTTGTATTTGGATAGTTTAAGCTCAGGATTTCTGTATGCGGTAAGCAGCTCTTCTACAACAGGAAGTAATCATAAAATTGATAATGAAGCGTATTTTAAAACCCTATCTTCTTTAGGATTAAAAAATCCTGTATTGGTAGGATTTAGTATTAAAAATAGAGAGGATTTTCAATCGGTAACTCAGCATGTAGAGGGTGCAATTATTGGTTCTGCTTTTGTGAAAATTTTATTAGAAAACCAAGATTGGGAAACCCAAGGGAGACAATTTATACAAAGTATAAAAGCCTAA
- the rpe gene encoding ribulose-phosphate 3-epimerase, which yields MKNRLIAPSVLSADFGNLQRDIEMINESQADWFHVDVMDGRFVPNISFGFPVLKAIKKHAKKFIDVHLMIVEPEKYVAEFIKEGADLVSVHYEACTHLHRTIHHIKDLGAKAGVVLNPSTPISVLEDIIADVDLVLLMSVNPGFGGQKFIENTYKKVKQTKELIARHDSKALIQIDGGVNLDNAKKLFAAGADVLVAGNAVFSAEDPSKTIEYLKID from the coding sequence ATGAAAAACAGACTTATCGCTCCTTCTGTATTATCCGCAGATTTCGGAAATTTACAAAGAGACATTGAGATGATTAATGAAAGCCAAGCAGACTGGTTTCATGTAGATGTAATGGACGGGCGTTTTGTTCCCAATATTTCTTTTGGCTTCCCTGTACTAAAAGCTATTAAGAAACACGCTAAGAAATTTATCGACGTACATTTGATGATTGTAGAACCAGAAAAATACGTTGCTGAATTTATAAAAGAAGGTGCAGACCTAGTTTCTGTACATTATGAAGCTTGCACACACCTCCACAGAACCATCCACCATATTAAAGACCTAGGAGCAAAAGCTGGGGTTGTCCTTAACCCATCTACTCCTATTTCTGTTCTAGAAGATATTATTGCTGATGTAGATTTGGTATTATTAATGAGTGTAAACCCTGGTTTTGGTGGTCAGAAGTTTATCGAAAATACTTATAAAAAAGTAAAACAAACCAAGGAGCTTATCGCGAGACACGATTCTAAAGCTTTAATACAAATTGATGGTGGTGTTAACCTAGACAATGCTAAGAAGCTTTTTGCAGCAGGTGCTGATGTTTTAGTAGCAGGAAATGCAGTGTTCTCTGCTGAAGATCCTAGCAAAACGATAGAGTATCTTAAAATAGACTAA